One genomic window of Scylla paramamosain isolate STU-SP2022 chromosome 20, ASM3559412v1, whole genome shotgun sequence includes the following:
- the LOC135110104 gene encoding uncharacterized protein LOC135110104, whose amino-acid sequence MTGRSREVVNVMKRRKINILCVQETRWRGNKARELGDGYKLIYSGANKEGRGGVGVVSDAEWKKHIVNVNRCSDRVMNIKLMYGKVTINIITVYAPQVGCSIEEKEDFWEQMDVQITGIGKEERIILGGDLNGHVGRNKNAIERIHGGWGVGERNEEDENVVDFAVAFDRVINGESVAPQHWLIVIDFEMKEERKGRQQRTSRIKWWRLNDEELKAEFKIKVLDRMVEAEDPDTWWTTNSRHIRIMWENIRQGPLVG is encoded by the exons ATGACGGGAAGGAGTAGAGAAGTAGTGAatgtgatgaagaggagaaaaattaacatCCTTTGTGTCCAGGAGACTAGATGGCGAGGTAACAAGGCCAGAGAACTGGGAGATGGGTACAAGCTCATTTACAGTGGagcaaacaaggaaggaagaggaggtgtgggAGTGGTATCGGATGCTGAGTGGAAGAAACACATCGTGAATGTAAACAGGTGTAGTGACAGAGTAATGAACATTAAGCTAATGTATGGAAAAGTCACAATTAACATCATCACTGTCTACGCACCACAAGTCGGCTGTAGtattgaggagaaagaggattttTGGGAACAGATGGATGTACAAATCACTGGGAtaggtaaggaagagagaatcaTCCTTGGGGGTGATCTGAATGGCCAtgtgggaagaaataaaaatgctattgaGAGAATACATGGGGGAtggggtgtgggagagagaaatgaagaagatgaaaatgtGGTGGATTTTGCAGTGGCTTTCGACAGG GTTATCAATGGCGAGAGTGTCGCACCTCAACACTGGCTGATCGTGATAGACTtcgagatgaaagaggaaagaaaaggcagaCAACAACGAACATCAAGAATTAAATGGTGGAGGTTGAATGATGAGGAGCTGAAAGCGGAGTTTAAAATCAAAGTGCTGGACAGGATGGTAGAAGCTGAAGATCCAGACACATGGTGGACAACAAACAGCAGGCACATAAgaattatgtgggaaaacatcaGGCAAGGACCCCTCGTAGGATAA